One Nostoc sp. CENA543 genomic window, AACACTACCTGTATCAGTAAATTTAGTGGCGTTACTCAGGAGGTTAATTAAGACTTGTCGCAGGCGTTTTTCATCGGCGGTGATACCGATGGGTAATTCTGAAGCGAATTGATAGTTAAATTGAATACCTTTGAGTTCAGCGCGGATGCGGCACATCTCGGCGACACTTTGGAGGAAGGCGGGAAAGTGGAAATCTGTCGGTAACAGTTCGACTTTACGCGCTTCGATTTTTGATAAATCGAGGATGTCATTGATGAGAGTTAATAGATGAGAACCACATTGATAGATAACATCAATGCGCGATCGCTCTTCTTCTTTGATGTGTTTAGACCGTTGTAAAATTTGGGCATAGCCGAGAATGCCATTTAAAGGTGTGCGTAATTCATGGCTCATGTTGGCTAAAAATTCGCTTTTAGCATGACTAGCGGCTTCGGCGGCTTCTTTGGCTTGAGCTAGTAGTATTTCAGATTTTTTGCGATCGTTAATATTTCTCGATATGCCAATCATCCCCAAAATGTTACCTTGGGCATCTCGCCAAGGACTTTTAGTGGTGAGGAATGTGCCTCTAATCTGACCATCATGGGAGATATGATCTTCCTCGAAGGTTTCTGTAATACCTTGGGTGATAATTTGCATATCTTTAGCCATAATTTTATCGGCGATTTCCTGCGGAAACAGTTCATAATCGGTTTTGCCGATAATCTCATCAATTGGTTTGCCGAAAAAACTAGCTAAATAGGAATTGATAGCAACATGACGACCGTCATTATCTTTAACTACGATAATGTCTGGTGTACTTTCTAATATTGATCGCAATAGGGTGTTACTTTCTCGCAAAGCATCTTCAGTTTGTTTCTGTTCTATTGCTGTTTGCTTGCGTTTAGTGATATTTTCACTAAACATCATGATGCCACCAATTTCTCCATTGGCTTGATGCCAAGGACGAAGCATCCACCTTATCCACTCTACAGTCCCATCGGCTCTGGGATAAGGATCTTCATCACATTGGAAAATTTCTCCGGCTAAACACCGTTGATGAATCTGCCGCCATTGCGGGGGGATGTCGGGAAACACTTCATAGTGAGAACGTCCAATAATCTCACTGGTTAGTTGATAGTCTTCTAACCATTGACGGCTTACATGAAGATAGCGCATCTGCTGATCAAATATGACCATTGCTACTGGAGCATATTCAATTGCCTGCTGCAAGTATGTTGTACTTGCATACTGAACCATATCAGGGTTCGTGCCAATCCACTGACTTTTGACATTGTATGGTTCTTCTTGTTGACAGAATTGCTGTGCTGTTTCACTCACATTTGGCTGTTCTTGCTGCCTGAATGGAAATTGTTGGCTCATGGTCAATTTTATTGAGTTTGGATGTGAACACTAATCTATGCAACTTGTTGAGTAATATTTTCCATACAGATATCTTGAACGAAGAGTGAAATGCACTAAAAAAAGATAATCAAAAAGAATATTTTTAATTATCTTTTATCTATTTAAACTCTGAAGTATTGAAGCTGAGATCCGGGCAAAAACGGAAATAATAGCTTAAATAGTATTTTTTGAACTCATAACATTTGATATATTGACAATTCTGGTTTGTCATATTACTAAAAAATTGG contains:
- a CDS encoding PAS domain-containing protein, producing MSQQFPFRQQEQPNVSETAQQFCQQEEPYNVKSQWIGTNPDMVQYASTTYLQQAIEYAPVAMVIFDQQMRYLHVSRQWLEDYQLTSEIIGRSHYEVFPDIPPQWRQIHQRCLAGEIFQCDEDPYPRADGTVEWIRWMLRPWHQANGEIGGIMMFSENITKRKQTAIEQKQTEDALRESNTLLRSILESTPDIIVVKDNDGRHVAINSYLASFFGKPIDEIIGKTDYELFPQEIADKIMAKDMQIITQGITETFEEDHISHDGQIRGTFLTTKSPWRDAQGNILGMIGISRNINDRKKSEILLAQAKEAAEAASHAKSEFLANMSHELRTPLNGILGYAQILQRSKHIKEEERSRIDVIYQCGSHLLTLINDILDLSKIEARKVELLPTDFHFPAFLQSVAEMCRIRAELKGIQFNYQFASELPIGITADEKRLRQVLINLLSNATKFTDTGSVNFTVSYASPSKIRFEVRDTGTGIPQDKLQAIFQPFEQAGDNRRQTEGTGLGLAISQKIVEFMGSEIKVRSAAGIGSIFWFDVELPTAEEWVKTSQTDDYGQIIGIKGYQPKILIVDDKWANRSVLANLLSPIGFEIKEAVNGEDGWQKTLEFQPDLVITDLLMPELDGFLLIQRIRQSEAFKDIIIIVSSASVFESDQHRSLEVGGNDFLPKPIQAIDLFQKIRKYLNLEWIYEQPEIINQSTETLELIAPPAAEIATIYELVMKGNFKGIIKQAVLLEETDQKYIPFAKKLQQLAKNFQDQEILSLIQSSQ